The segment GGATACCGGAGCTTTGATATTTTACATCGATTTTCCGGTTGGAGACAGCGAACAAAAATACCGTGAAGCAATTGAAAATGCTGCAAGCCAGGCAACAGAGTTGCAATATTTAAGACCCAATGCCGTTGACCCTGTCACAAACAAAAACAGCGGAAACAATATCGGTAAAAATGCTCCCTACATACACTTTCATCAATGGGATAAAGATGAAGTGAGAATCAGACTGATGCTCAAAGGAGGCGGCAGCGAAAATGTCGGAACCCAGTACAAACTACCTGATTCAGGACTTAAAGCAGGCAGGGACCTGAAGGGAGTAAGAAAGGTCGTTATAGATGCCGTTACAAAAGCACAGGGACTTGGATGTGCACCCGGCATTATCGGTGTGGGCATCGGCGGAGACAGGGTGACCTCCTATGCATTGTCAAAAGAACAATTTTTCAGAAAACTTAACCAGCGCCACGAAAATCCTGAAATCGCAAAGCTTGAAGAGGAACTACATACAGATCTCAACAAACTCGGCATAGGCCCTATGGGCTTTGGAGGTAAAACAACCGTTTTAGGCACTCATATAGATTATCAGCACAGACATCCGGCAACATTCTATGTGGCCATTTCATACATGTGCTGGGCATACCGAAGAAAGCAAATGATAATCAAGAACGGCGAGGTGAAATATGATTAATCTCACAACCCCTATTTCGGAAGAGAAAATCAGAGAACTTAATGTGGGTGATGAAGTATCACTTACAGGTACAATTGTAACTGCCAGAGATGCCGCACATAAACTGATGGTGGAGGAAAAACCCGACTTCATAAGAAAATATCTTGAAGAGTCCGTTATCTATCATTGCGGGCCGGTGGTAAGGAATGAAAACGGCCAGTGGTCTTTTATAGCGGCAGGACCTACCACCAGTGCAAGAGAAGAACCGTATCAGGCCGACGTAATCTGCGAATACAACGTAAGGGCTGTGATAGGTAAAGGTGGCATGGGAGAAAAGACAGC is part of the Flexistipes sp. genome and harbors:
- a CDS encoding fumarate hydratase; protein product: MNLQESILKLIRKASTDLSPDVEDAIKKAYETEDEGTPARNVFGTILEDIQLARQKSTPICQDTGALIFYIDFPVGDSEQKYREAIENAASQATELQYLRPNAVDPVTNKNSGNNIGKNAPYIHFHQWDKDEVRIRLMLKGGGSENVGTQYKLPDSGLKAGRDLKGVRKVVIDAVTKAQGLGCAPGIIGVGIGGDRVTSYALSKEQFFRKLNQRHENPEIAKLEEELHTDLNKLGIGPMGFGGKTTVLGTHIDYQHRHPATFYVAISYMCWAYRRKQMIIKNGEVKYD
- a CDS encoding FumA C-terminus/TtdB family hydratase beta subunit, which produces MINLTTPISEEKIRELNVGDEVSLTGTIVTARDAAHKLMVEEKPDFIRKYLEESVIYHCGPVVRNENGQWSFIAAGPTTSAREEPYQADVICEYNVRAVIGKGGMGEKTAEGLKKCGAVYLHAVGGAGSLIAEKVINVKDVFKLEEFGTPEAFWVIEVKDFPCVVTMDSKGGSLHKEILTKSQQKAKELIGI